The genomic window AATTTTTTTGGTATTACAAAAGATAACCAATTTATCACACCGTTATCTCCTTCAATTTTACCAAGTATTACGAAGTATTCTTTATTGTATCTAGCCGAGAAACGGCTAGGATTAGAAGCAAGAGAAGAAGATGTCTTCGTTAATCAATTAGATCGATTTACAGAAGCAGGAGCTTGTGGGACCGCAGCAGTGATAACGCCTATCGGTGGAATACAATATAAAGATGATTTCCATACGTTTTATAGCGAAACAGAAACTGGACCAATTATAAAAAAATTATATAATGAATTAACCGGTATTCAATATGGTGATGTTATAGCACCAGAAGGCTGGATTATAAAAGTTTAAAGATTTCGTGCTTAGTAAAAAAATAAGAAAAATAAGATTGTTTAAGTAGACAAATAAAGTATTGTGAGTTACGATAAGAGGCGTTGGCAAAATCTTATCGTGGCCTTTTATATTTGGGAGAAAAAACTTCTTCTATAGTATAGAATGTTACAGATAATAAGATGTTTTGGCAGAACATCAAAAAAAATAGAAAAATAATTAAAAAAGTCTTGAAAGATAAAGATACATCTTGTATAATTGGACAGGTGCAGATTTTATCGGATAAATCGTACTGGGTATTTCGAAAGAAAACCAACGGCTATGAAACGAGAAGTTGCGACACACCCGGCCGCTTTGCCACGGCGAGTGCATCGGAAAATTTTCGTGGAGCAAAGTCTAATTTCTAAGACTAGGCGAAGGAGGGAAAATGATGGCAAAACAAAAAATTCGTATTCGTTTAAAAGCGTATGAACATCGCATTTTAGACCAAGCAGCGGAGAAGATTGTAGAAACAGCAAAAAGAACTGGTGCTAGCGTGTCTGGTCCAATTCCATTACCGACAGAAAGAAGTCTTTATACCGTGATTCGTGCGACTCATAAATATAAAGATTCTCGTGAGCAATTTGAAATGCTTACACATAAACGTGTGATTGATGTTATCAATCCAACACCTAAAACTGTTGACGCGTTAACAAAACTTGATCTACCGTCAGGCGTAGATATCGAAATTAAACTTTAATAAAAATTAAAAAAATGGAGGTGTACTCATGACCAAAGGAATCTTAGGCAAAAAAGTAGGGATGACACAAGTGTTTACTGAATCAGGCGAATTAATCCCTGTAACAGTTATCGAAGCAACACCAAACGTTGTTTTACAAGTTAAAACAATGGAAAATGATGGATACGAAGCAATTCAATTGGGTTACCAAGACAAACGCGAAGTATTATCAAACAAACCTGCAAAAGGACATGTAGCAAAAGCAAATACTGCTCCTAAGCGCTTCATTCGTGAATTTGACGATGTTGAGCTTAGTGAATACGAAGTGGGTAAAGAAATTCGTGTTGATAGTTTCAAAGCTGGAGACATCGTTAACGTTACGGGGACAACAAAAGGTAAAGGATTCCAAGGTGTTATCAAACGTCACGGACATAGTCGTGGACCAATGTCTCACGGATCCCGTCACCACCGTCGTCCTGGTTCATTGGGTGACGCTAACGCAG from Carnobacterium iners includes these protein-coding regions:
- the rpsJ gene encoding 30S ribosomal protein S10; the encoded protein is MAKQKIRIRLKAYEHRILDQAAEKIVETAKRTGASVSGPIPLPTERSLYTVIRATHKYKDSREQFEMLTHKRVIDVINPTPKTVDALTKLDLPSGVDIEIKL
- the rplC gene encoding 50S ribosomal protein L3, which gives rise to MTKGILGKKVGMTQVFTESGELIPVTVIEATPNVVLQVKTMENDGYEAIQLGYQDKREVLSNKPAKGHVAKANTAPKRFIREFDDVELSEYEVGKEIRVDSFKAGDIVNVTGTTKGKGFQGVIKRHGHSRGPMSHGSRHHRRPGSLGDANAARVFKQTLLPGRMGGNRITIQNLEVVRVDLEKNVILIKGNVPGAKKSLIQIKSAFEKVAK